A single genomic interval of Hafnia alvei harbors:
- the glnB gene encoding nitrogen regulatory protein P-II — translation MKKIDAIIKPFKLDDVREALAEVGITGMTVTEVKGFGRQKGHTELYRGAEYMVDFLPKVKIEIVVADDIVDTCVDTIMQTAQTGKIGDGKIFVFDVARVVRIRTGEQDEEAI, via the coding sequence ATGAAGAAGATTGACGCAATTATTAAGCCATTCAAGCTGGATGATGTTCGTGAAGCGCTGGCTGAAGTGGGCATTACTGGCATGACCGTGACCGAAGTAAAAGGTTTTGGTCGCCAGAAAGGCCATACCGAGCTTTATCGCGGTGCAGAATACATGGTCGATTTTTTACCGAAGGTAAAAATTGAAATTGTGGTTGCCGATGATATCGTCGACACCTGCGTAGATACCATCATGCAGACGGCTCAAACCGGAAAAATTGGCGATGGTAAAATCTTTGTCTTTGACGTGGCGCGCGTGGTACGTATTCGTACCGGTGAGCAAGACGAAGAAGCGATCTAA
- a CDS encoding NAD+ synthase — protein MSRSLSIALAQLNWLVGDIEGNTERMLNTLHEQQNAGADLVMFSELALSGYPPEDLLYRDDFYQRCQQQLDRLQQASADIAVLVGHPWREDGHLYNALSLFSEGQLVARYFKQQLPNYGVFDEKRYFSAGHESCVVELKGYRLGLLICEDLWFDGPVDAVAAAGAEVLLSINASPYNREKPYIRKTLLTSHCQRTGLPLVYLNQIGGQDELIFDGCSKAFDAAGNMTHRLAGFAEQTALFNLNELQVEPMLAPAASLPDLAQVYEALVLAVRDYVTKNGFQGAVLGLSGGIDSALTLAIAVDALGKDKVQAMMMPFRYTADISIADAKEEAEILGVEFDIVSIEPMFDAFMGQLAPMFAGTERDTTEENLQARCRGVVLMALSNKRRRLVLTTGNKSEMAVGYATLYGDMAGGFDVLKDVPKTLVFKLSEYRNTVSYVIPQRVIDRPPSAELAPDQLDQDSLPPYDILDAILEGYVEQDKSVADLVAAGFDEAVVRKVIRLVDINEYKRRQAAVGPRITARNFGKDRRYPITSGFGRKNW, from the coding sequence ATGAGTCGATCTCTTTCTATTGCGTTAGCCCAGCTCAACTGGCTGGTGGGTGATATCGAAGGTAACACCGAACGCATGCTGAACACGTTGCATGAGCAGCAAAATGCCGGTGCCGATCTGGTCATGTTTTCTGAACTGGCGCTTTCGGGCTATCCACCTGAAGATTTGCTGTATCGCGATGATTTTTATCAACGCTGCCAGCAGCAATTGGATCGTTTACAACAGGCATCTGCTGATATCGCCGTATTGGTTGGGCATCCTTGGCGTGAAGATGGGCACTTATACAATGCGCTGTCTCTGTTCTCTGAAGGTCAGTTAGTTGCCCGCTATTTCAAACAGCAACTACCAAACTATGGCGTGTTTGACGAGAAACGTTATTTCTCCGCCGGCCATGAGAGCTGTGTGGTTGAGCTGAAAGGCTACCGTTTAGGACTGCTGATTTGTGAAGATCTATGGTTTGACGGTCCGGTTGATGCGGTTGCCGCCGCGGGTGCCGAAGTGCTGCTGTCGATCAACGCCTCGCCTTACAACCGCGAAAAACCGTATATTCGCAAAACGTTATTGACCAGCCACTGCCAACGCACCGGTTTGCCTTTGGTCTATCTAAATCAGATTGGGGGTCAGGACGAGCTGATTTTTGATGGTTGCTCGAAAGCCTTTGATGCTGCGGGCAATATGACTCACCGTCTGGCGGGTTTTGCTGAACAGACCGCGCTGTTTAATCTCAATGAATTGCAGGTTGAACCCATGCTTGCGCCAGCGGCAAGTTTGCCCGATCTGGCTCAGGTTTACGAAGCGCTGGTTCTCGCGGTTCGCGACTATGTCACCAAAAATGGTTTTCAAGGCGCGGTGCTTGGCTTGTCTGGCGGTATCGACTCGGCGCTAACGCTGGCGATTGCCGTGGATGCGTTGGGTAAAGACAAAGTTCAGGCGATGATGATGCCGTTCCGCTATACCGCGGATATCAGTATCGCTGATGCGAAAGAAGAAGCTGAAATTCTTGGCGTTGAATTTGATATCGTCTCTATCGAACCGATGTTTGATGCGTTCATGGGGCAGTTGGCACCGATGTTTGCGGGCACCGAACGCGATACTACGGAAGAAAACCTGCAGGCTCGCTGTCGTGGCGTGGTGCTGATGGCGCTGTCTAACAAACGCCGCCGTCTGGTGCTGACCACGGGTAACAAGAGTGAAATGGCCGTCGGCTACGCCACGCTTTATGGCGATATGGCTGGTGGTTTTGATGTGCTGAAAGATGTGCCAAAAACGCTGGTGTTTAAGCTTTCAGAGTATCGTAATACGGTATCCTACGTGATCCCTCAGCGCGTTATCGATCGTCCACCGTCAGCGGAACTGGCTCCCGATCAGCTCGATCAAGACAGCTTACCGCCGTACGACATTCTGGATGCGATTCTAGAAGGTTACGTCGAGCAAGATAAATCCGTGGCCGATCTGGTTGCCGCTGGATTTGATGAAGCGGTGGTGCGAAAAGTGATCCGCTTGGTTGATATTAACGAATATAAGCGCCGTCAGGCTGCGGTTGGCCCGCGTATTACCGCGCGCAACTTTGGCAAAGATCGTCGCTATCCGATTACATCTGGCTTTGGCCGCAAAAACTGGTAA
- the glrR gene encoding two-component system response regulator GlrR has translation MAQRKPANLLLVDDDPSLLKLLGMRLSSEGFRVTTAESGHDALRVLGREQIDLVISDLRMDEMDGMALFAEIQKRQPGMPVIILTAHGSIPDAVAATQQGVFGFLTKPVDRDALYKAIDEALAQSMPAAGDDTWREGIVTRSPTMLRLLEQANMVAQSDVSVLINGQSGTGKEVLAQAIHAASPRAGKAFIAINCGALPEQLLESELFGHAKGAFTGAVSSREGLFQAAEGGTLFLDEIGDMPLALQVKLLRVLQERKVRPLGSNRDIDINVRIISATHRDLPKAMAKGEFREDLFYRLNVVSLKIPALNERAEDIPLLANHLLRESAQRHKPFVRSFSTDAMRRLMAASWPGNVRQLVNVIEQCVALTSAPVISEALVEQALEGENTVLPTFAEARNHFELNYLRKLLQITKGNVTNAARLAGRNRTEFYKLLARHELDAADFKE, from the coding sequence ATGGCACAACGTAAACCCGCTAACCTACTTCTCGTGGATGATGACCCAAGCCTACTCAAACTGCTTGGGATGCGCTTAAGCAGCGAAGGATTTCGCGTGACGACGGCGGAGAGTGGGCATGATGCGTTGCGTGTGTTAGGGCGTGAGCAGATTGATCTGGTGATCAGCGATTTGCGTATGGACGAGATGGATGGCATGGCGCTGTTTGCTGAAATCCAAAAGCGTCAGCCGGGGATGCCGGTGATTATACTGACGGCTCATGGTTCTATCCCTGATGCCGTTGCTGCAACACAGCAAGGGGTGTTTGGTTTCTTAACCAAACCCGTCGATCGCGATGCGTTGTACAAAGCCATTGATGAAGCTTTGGCCCAGTCCATGCCCGCGGCCGGTGATGATACCTGGCGTGAAGGCATTGTGACCCGTAGCCCAACCATGCTGCGTCTGCTTGAACAGGCAAACATGGTGGCGCAATCAGACGTTAGCGTGCTGATTAACGGACAAAGTGGTACTGGGAAAGAGGTTCTGGCGCAGGCAATTCATGCCGCCAGCCCGCGAGCAGGAAAGGCGTTTATTGCCATCAACTGTGGCGCGCTGCCTGAACAGCTGCTTGAGTCTGAACTCTTTGGTCACGCCAAAGGCGCATTTACCGGCGCGGTCAGCAGCCGAGAAGGGCTGTTCCAAGCCGCCGAAGGTGGCACGCTATTTCTCGATGAAATCGGTGATATGCCGCTGGCATTGCAGGTCAAACTGCTGCGCGTGCTGCAAGAGCGCAAGGTTAGGCCACTAGGCAGCAACCGCGATATTGATATTAACGTGCGGATTATTTCGGCGACTCATCGCGATTTGCCTAAAGCGATGGCAAAAGGTGAGTTCCGCGAGGACTTATTCTATCGCCTGAACGTGGTCAGTTTAAAAATCCCTGCGTTGAACGAACGCGCTGAAGATATTCCATTATTAGCCAATCACTTGCTGCGTGAGTCAGCGCAACGACATAAACCTTTCGTGCGCAGCTTCTCTACCGACGCGATGCGCCGCCTTATGGCCGCCAGTTGGCCAGGTAACGTGCGTCAGTTAGTTAACGTTATCGAACAGTGCGTAGCGTTAACTAGCGCGCCAGTGATCAGCGAAGCCTTAGTTGAGCAGGCGCTGGAAGGCGAAAATACGGTATTGCCGACGTTCGCGGAAGCGCGTAACCACTTTGAACTCAACTATTTGCGCAAACTCCTGCAAATAACCAAAGGTAATGTAACCAACGCTGCACGTTTGGCCGGCCGTAACCGTACCGAGTTTTATAAGCTACTGGCGCGGCATGAGTTAGATGCGGCAGATTTCAAAGAATAA